The Deltaproteobacteria bacterium nucleotide sequence GCATTTTTTGCTTTCGCTCACCCAAGGTTTTTGCTTTCGCAACGTGGCAGGGGGTCGTATGGCAGACAAGAAAAACCATTATGGTCGTCGACGATAATCCAGACATTATCACGATCGTCAAGACCATATTGGAGGGCAAAGGATACACCGTTTGGAGCGCCTCGAGCGGTCTGGAGCTGCTCAACCATTTGAAAAGTCAGAAACCCGATCTAATCATTCTCGATATTATGATGCCCGAGATGGATGGACTCGAAGTGTTGGGACGATTGAAGGGGGCGCCGGATTGGGCGACTATTCCAGTCATTCTATTGACAGCCAAAGTGCAGTACGAAGACGTGCTGGGCGGTTATAAGCTCGGCGCCGACTATTACATCACCAAACCCTTTACTAGCACCCAACTGGTGAACGGCATCAATCTGCTGCTCGGTGAAGCGAAAGTTTCGTAGCCCAATCAAATGCCGCAAGCAGGCCCCCTCCTTTAGATAGATCTTGACGAATCCTGCCCGCCGTTGTGGCGGGTTTCGATTTGCGTCGCACCTTTCGCTCATGTCATCGTGTTTTGAATGGTTCGTTTTATCACCTTCGAAGGCGGCGACGGTTCCGGCAAGACCACGCAGCTCAAACGGCTCGAAGCTTGGCTGAAGTCTCAAGGCCGTCGCTGTGTTGTCACACGTGAGCCCGGC carries:
- a CDS encoding response regulator, coding for MGQWRIFCFRSPKVFAFATWQGVVWQTRKTIMVVDDNPDIITIVKTILEGKGYTVWSASSGLELLNHLKSQKPDLIILDIMMPEMDGLEVLGRLKGAPDWATIPVILLTAKVQYEDVLGGYKLGADYYITKPFTSTQLVNGINLLLGEAKVS